The following is a genomic window from Bacteroidia bacterium.
TACCATCGCTCACTGATCAACAGATGACAGCCTCACGCCCCTCCGACCTGACCAGCCCCGATCCGCGGAACGGCGACCGCGACGCGGAAGCCACGCTCCGTCCGGTACGATTCGAAGATTTTGTCGGCCAGCAGAATATTGTGGACAACCTGCGGATTTTCATTCAGGCGGCACGACAACGCGGTGAAGCGCTCGATCATGTGCTGCTCACAGGACCACCGGGACTGGGCAAAACCACGCTCGCGCATATCATTTCCAACGAAATGGGGGCTACTCTGCGCATGACGTCCGGACCGGTGCTGGACAAGCCGGGGGACCTTGCGGGATTGATCACCGGTCTCGAAGAAGGCGACGCCTTGTTTATTGATGAAATTCATCGTCTTTCTCCCGTGGTTGAGGAATACCTGTACTCGGCGATGGAAGATTACACGTTGGACATCATGATAGACTCGGGACCCAACGCTCGCAGCGTGCAGATCGACCTCAAGCCCTTCACACTCATCGGCGCGACGACGCGCGCCGGTCTGCTGACGTCTCCGCTGCGTGCGCGCTTCGGTATCACCAATCGGCTGGATTACTACAACGTGGCGCAGCTCACGCGCATCGTGATCCGTTCTGCGCGCATTCTGGGCATTGATATCGATGAGGAAAACGGTGCTACAGAAATCGCTCGCCGCTCCCGCGGTACGCCCCGCATCGCCAACCGGCTCCTGCGCCGCGCAAGAGATTTTGCGCAAGTCATCGGCGATGGTATCATTACGCGCGACATCGCGGACCATGCGCTGAATGCGCTCGAAGTGGATGAGCACGGTCTCGATGAAATGGACAAGCGCATACTTGCCTGCATTCTGGACAAGTACGGAGGCGGCCCTGTCGGACTCAACACACTCGCTATCGCTGTCGGTGAGGAGCCGGGCACCATCGAAGAGGTGTACGAACCCTACCTGATACAGGAGGGCTATGTGCAGCGTACGCCCCGCGGCCGGGAATTGACTCCTGTGGGATATCGTCTGCTCGGACGTCAACCCCGGGGGGGACGGACGCAACCCGGGCTATTCAGCGAGGATGTGCAGCCGTGAGATCGATACTGCCGATGCTTGTATTATCCCTCGCGTTGCTTGTCGGCTGTGGTGAAAAGGTGAAGCCGCCCATACAGCGGGCAGGGACTGAGGAACAGAGCCCCGATCAGGAGAGCTGGAATTCCCGGGTGATATTTTCCGACTCCGGTCTGGTGCGCGCGGAGCTGTACGCGCGGCATATCCGCATGTACCGCGACCGTCGCGAGACACTGCTGGACTCCGGCATTGTCGTGGATTTTTATGATCGCAACGAGCAGCATACCTCCCGTCTCACCGCACGCAGGGGGCGAGTGGATGACGAAACGAAAAACCTGGAAGCGTTCGAGGATGTCGTGTTTTCTTCGGACAGTGGCACCGTTGTGGAGACAGAGTACATTTTCTGGGACAATGCCTTGAAAGTGGTGCGGGGCGACCGTTTCGTGACGATCACATCGCCGAAGGAGCGTTTGCAGGGATACGGCTTCGAAGCCGATCAGGGATTGAAGAACTACACGGTATTCGGCAAAGTCAGCGGTGAAGCCGAGATCAAGAAAGAGTAACACAGCGTTTTCAGAGAAAGGAAGCATATGTCCGAAGCAATGCAACAGCGCTGCCCCTGGTGTGGCACCGATGCGCTGTATGTCCGCTATCACGACGAGGAATGGGGTGTGCCGGTGCATGACGAGCGCAGGCTTTTCGAGATGCTCACGCTCGAAGGCGCGCAAGCCGGCTTGAGCTGGCTGACCGTTCTGCGGAAGCGCGAAAGCTACAGGGCTGCCTTCGACGGCTTCGATCCCGAACGCATCGCGCGCTACACAGACGCGCGCATCGCCACCCTGCTGGACGATCCCGGAATTATCCGCAATCGCCTCAAAGTGCATTCTACGGTAGGCAATGCCCGGGCATTGCTTGCGCTCAAAGATGCCGGTGCTTCCTTTCCGGAGCTTCTCTGGAGTTTCACGGGAGGCGGAACAAAACAGAACGCATTCACAACATTGTCCGAACTGCCCGCGCGCACAGCGGAATCCGATGCGATGAGCAAGGCGCTCAAGCAACTGGGGTTCAATTTCGTCGGCTCGACAATCTGTTATGCCTTCATGCAGGCCGTGGGTATGGTGAACGATCATCTCGTCACGTGTTTTCGCCATACAGCCTTGCACAACAAGCGATAATTTTTTCCGTACACCGGATACTTGCCGGAACAATCCGCATCATTACGCTACCGTCACACTCGTCAAGGTCCCGCATGAAACACGTTTCGTTCATCCTCGCAATCGTCGTCCTCTCCTGGTGTTTCCCGGGGCAGCGAGCCGGCGCACAATTGGATACAGGCAAAATGAACGCTCTGCTCGATCAATATCATCGCGCGGGTGTATTCAACGGCGTGCTGCTCGTGGCGCAGGAAGACAGAATCATATTTCAGGCCGCGATCGGGGACGCCGATATGGAGTGGAAGCAGCCGAACGGCATCGATACACGCTTCCGCATCGGTTCCCTCACCAAGCAGTTCACCGCCGCGTTGCTTCTCTTGCTCATGGAGGATGGATTGATTGACGTTGAGGCACCGCTGCTCCGCTACATCCCTGAATATCCAAAGGAGCAGGCCGAGGGCGTCACGGTGCATCACCTGCTGACGCATACCTCAGGCATTCCGGGGTACACGGAGTTGCCGAATTTCATTCGCGAGATCATGCGGACGACGTACACGCGGGAAGAATTCATGAAGGTGTTCTCCGGTTTACCGCGGCAGTTCACTCCGGGCAGTGCGTTCCGTTACAGTAACTCCGGATATTATCTCCTTGGTGTCATAATCGAACGCGTGACCGGCAAATCCTACGATCAGGTATTGCGTGAGCGGCTCACGCTCCCCCTGGGTCTGGACCATACCGGCTATGAGCACAATACCTCGATCATTCCCAACATGGCTCGCGGTTATCAACGTATTCCCAACGGGTACGAACGCACACAGGCACTCGATTCCAGTGTGCCCTTTGCGGCAGGCATGCTCTACTCGACGGCAGGGGATTTGCTGCGTTGGACACGACTGCTGCACACCGGCAAAGTGTTTGCGAAAAAGGAAACTCTGGAGATGATGATCACGCCGACTCATGACGGCTATGCGTGCGGACTGAAGATCTCCGCAATACCGGTCAAAGGGAGTACCGTGCGCAATATCCATCATTCAGGCGGAATCAACGGATTTTCGTCGCAGCTCTGGTATCTGCCGGACGAAACCTACACCATCGTCGCGCTGGATAACACCATGTCCAACGCCGGATTGGCAGCGGAGACGGCCTTCGCATTGCTGTATGATCTTCGGGCGCCCCTGTTCCGTTTCCCCATCTCCGAAGAGGTGGCTGCCATCATCGACACCGAGGGAGTCGACAAGGCGTTGATGCGCTATCGGGAATTGAAGGACAGCGCCGCCGAGCGTTACGATTTTTCCGAGCAGGAACTCAACGGACTCGGCTACTACTACATGGGGAAAGGAAAGCTGGACATTGCGCAGCGGCTTCTCGCCCTCAATCTGGAAATGTTTCCCGATGCCTTCAATGCATGGGATAGCATGGGTGAGATCCACATGAACATGGGGAACAAGGACGAAGCGATCCGGCATTACCGCCGCGCACTCGAACTGAATCCCGGCAGCGGGAACGCGATAGCGATGCTGAAAAAGTTGGGCGTGGAGGTCGAAACCGTGCCGGTCTCAGTGCCGGAATCCGTACTGGACAGCTATCTCGGACGCTATGAACTCCAGCCGGGCTTCGTCCTGACAGTGACGCGCGAGGGTACGCAACTCAGGATGCAGGCGACGGGTCAGCCGCGCGTGGACGTGTATCCCGCCACGGAGACGAAGTTTTATCTGAAAGTTGTGGATGCGCAAGTGACGTTCGTGCGTGATGACAACGGCAGTGTGCATGAACTCATCCTGCATCAGGGCGGCAGGGATATGCCCGCCAAACGCATTCCGTGAGCACCGCCGATCAACACCTTCTGCACACTGCGGCGTCGCATCCCTGGCGTCGCGGCATTGCCATCACCGCCTGGCGCGCGTCGTATGCGTATACTGTCCGCTTGCATTCCGGCGAGCATGTGACCGTAGTTCCGCGTGAAAGTGAGTGGCCCGGTTGGCAGTGGTGCGCCAATGCCGAAGGCGAGGAAGCTGGGTGCCCCGCAGTGCTGCTCGACCTCCGCGGTGACCGTGCCACCGTGCTGAACGATTACGATTCAACAGAACTCGATGTACGCGTCGGCGAGGCGTTGTTGCTCGGCGACCGGCAGGCGGGATGGGTATGGTGCAGAAGTGGCGATGGCAGTGAAGGATGGCTCCCCGATTCCTGTGTTGCGGAGCAGTCGTCATGACGCCACACACATCGCCGCTTCGCGCCTTGAGTGCGCCGTTTTTTGCCGCGGCGCTCCTGATCTTCGGTTTGTTGCTCTTTGTTGAGGAAATACGCCTGTATCGCGATCTCGAAATGGATGGCCCACTTGCGCTGGCTTGCTGGGGTCTGGCCATCCTCATCAGCGGTTATGCGATTTGGAAAAAAATCGGCAGCAGGGCGTTGAACATCATCCTCCTCGTATTGAATTTGCTGGTTCTCGGGCTGGTCCTCCTGCTGCTTGCTCTTCTTTCGGGACCCATGCGCCTTTTTTAAACACAGGGCCTCTGCCCGGGATCCGTTACTCCTCGGACATGCCTTCAGGCAGCATCGGCTGCACCATGACCACTTTTTCGCGCTCCATAATCACCGAACCCGGCGCGGCGCCCTTCGGTTTACGCACGTATTTTTTTTCGGTGTAGGCGACAGGGACGTTTTTCGCATTGCGGTGTTTGCTATAGTACGCCGCGATGGAAGCGGCCTGGCGGATCGCCTCTTTCGTCGGCTCGCCTTGCGCACTGCCCACTTTCAGCACCACATGCGAACCGCCCACACCACGGGCGTGAAACCAGATGTCATTGGGACGGGCGTGACGCACCGTCAGCGCGTCATTGTTCGCGCTGCTTTTCCCCGCCCATACCTCGAAGCCTCCCGCCACGATAAAACGGCGAAAGGGGAAAGGATTCGTATCTCGTGTTCCTTTGTCCGTCAAACCTATCCTCCGGAGCAACGTGTGATGTTTTGCGAGCGTCTCCCGCATCTCCGCCGCGTTCGAAACAAGAGTGCTCTCCGATATGAGTGTCCGGAGCTGGTCGTGCAGCTCCATCAACCATTTTCTGCGTACCGCGACGTACTCCAGGGAGGCACTCGCGCTCTGTGCCTTGCCGAAATACCGCTGTGCGTTTTCCAGTACGGTGCTGCCCGGTGTGAGTGGTATGCTCACGATCAGTCGGGGATCGACGAAAAGATCCGGGACCAGCATGCGGTCATGCTGCGATGGTGTGTCGAGAAGGTGGATCATGAGCAGGTTGCCGAATTTCTTCCATTGTTCCGCCGATAGCTTCAAATCGCTTTCGGACGGAAGCAGAGATAGCTTTTTCTCCGCCTTATCCAACTCGCGTCCGGCGGCGCGGAGAACGCGGTCGCGCGTCGCGGTGAAGCCGCTCGCAGCCCAGCGATTCCGCACAAAGGTACTCAAACCCTCCAGCACATCGGCGCAGCGAAAGTGCTCGGAGTTCTCCACGTGCCGCAATGTGACAAGGGAAAATGCCGTCGGCACGCCGCCAGAGCTGTACACGTGTGACGCACCGGCGTGTAACTCCTCCCGCAGTTCCTCCATCACCTCCGGAAGTCGCTCCCACGCGGGAGCAGCGCCGGTGGCTTCAGCTCTCTCGGCCGGCAGTGCGGCGCGAAAAAGAATTTCGCGGGCCAATGCTCCCTGCAGCCACGGTCGGAGCGCCTTCAATGTATTGAGAGGAGGGATAGAAGGTCCGGCATCCAACACGGAGCGTATCTCTCCTCGATCAGGGAAAGTGAAGTCGTTGCAATACCGCAGCGAAGCGGGGTGTACCGGCACACCGCCGCGCTTGAATTGGTCAAGCAGTTCACCCTGCGCATCATAGAGAAACAGGTTCCCCCGCGCGGGTATGAGCGAAGCATACAGGGTGCGGCCGCTGTCAAGTGCGATGCGCACGATTCGATCGTTCGACGCAATGGTGATGGACGCGAGCACATCGCCCGCGATGGAAGGAAAAAGATCGAGCGAGTTTTTTCTGGCTCGCGCGAGTTCCGTCTTTGGCAGGAGCCAGGTGAAATTGGGCTGCACCGACAGATGGAGATGGACGTCGTGACGCGACCCGGCGAGTTCCAGCAGCAGTTCTCCTTTTTGCTGTGTGAACACGGATACGATGCGCGATCCGCGCAGATGTTCGTCCAACGCGACGCATGCGGCTCTCCAGGTCAGCCAGTTTGAAAACATTCCGTTTGCTTCGCTTTGTCGGTACGTTCAGGAATTCGGCGACAGCAGGGCATCATCCGTTACAGAGAAAAGTTTACAGCAATCGCACGAGCGAGGGTTCGTAATCATCGGGTTGTACATAGCCGAGCAAATTCATAATCGTCGCGGCGACATTCGCCAATCCCGGTTCCTCGATGACGGCAAGGGCATAGCTGTTGTATCCGCGGGCATCGAGTATGCAGAATGGGACAGGATTGAGCGTGTGACTGGTTTTGGGCAGTCGTTCTCCATTTTTTTCGGTAAACATTTCATCGGAATTTCCGTGATCCGCCGTGATGATGACGACGCCATTCAAGGCGAGCACGCGTTCCGTCAGACGACCAACGCAGGCGTCCACGGTCTCAATGGCGGTGATGGCCGGCTCGAGTTTGCCGCTATGTCCGACCATGTCGCCGTTCGCGAAATTGATGCGGCCGAATGTATACCCCTGTTCGAGGAGTTCCAGAGCCGCCGCGGTGATCTCATCCGCCTTCATCTT
Proteins encoded in this region:
- the ruvB gene encoding Holliday junction branch migration DNA helicase RuvB, translating into MTASRPSDLTSPDPRNGDRDAEATLRPVRFEDFVGQQNIVDNLRIFIQAARQRGEALDHVLLTGPPGLGKTTLAHIISNEMGATLRMTSGPVLDKPGDLAGLITGLEEGDALFIDEIHRLSPVVEEYLYSAMEDYTLDIMIDSGPNARSVQIDLKPFTLIGATTRAGLLTSPLRARFGITNRLDYYNVAQLTRIVIRSARILGIDIDEENGATEIARRSRGTPRIANRLLRRARDFAQVIGDGIITRDIADHALNALEVDEHGLDEMDKRILACILDKYGGGPVGLNTLAIAVGEEPGTIEEVYEPYLIQEGYVQRTPRGRELTPVGYRLLGRQPRGGRTQPGLFSEDVQP
- the lptC gene encoding LPS export ABC transporter periplasmic protein LptC, with protein sequence MRSILPMLVLSLALLVGCGEKVKPPIQRAGTEEQSPDQESWNSRVIFSDSGLVRAELYARHIRMYRDRRETLLDSGIVVDFYDRNEQHTSRLTARRGRVDDETKNLEAFEDVVFSSDSGTVVETEYIFWDNALKVVRGDRFVTITSPKERLQGYGFEADQGLKNYTVFGKVSGEAEIKKE
- a CDS encoding DNA-3-methyladenine glycosylase I, producing MSEAMQQRCPWCGTDALYVRYHDEEWGVPVHDERRLFEMLTLEGAQAGLSWLTVLRKRESYRAAFDGFDPERIARYTDARIATLLDDPGIIRNRLKVHSTVGNARALLALKDAGASFPELLWSFTGGGTKQNAFTTLSELPARTAESDAMSKALKQLGFNFVGSTICYAFMQAVGMVNDHLVTCFRHTALHNKR
- a CDS encoding serine hydrolase, producing the protein MKHVSFILAIVVLSWCFPGQRAGAQLDTGKMNALLDQYHRAGVFNGVLLVAQEDRIIFQAAIGDADMEWKQPNGIDTRFRIGSLTKQFTAALLLLLMEDGLIDVEAPLLRYIPEYPKEQAEGVTVHHLLTHTSGIPGYTELPNFIREIMRTTYTREEFMKVFSGLPRQFTPGSAFRYSNSGYYLLGVIIERVTGKSYDQVLRERLTLPLGLDHTGYEHNTSIIPNMARGYQRIPNGYERTQALDSSVPFAAGMLYSTAGDLLRWTRLLHTGKVFAKKETLEMMITPTHDGYACGLKISAIPVKGSTVRNIHHSGGINGFSSQLWYLPDETYTIVALDNTMSNAGLAAETAFALLYDLRAPLFRFPISEEVAAIIDTEGVDKALMRYRELKDSAAERYDFSEQELNGLGYYYMGKGKLDIAQRLLALNLEMFPDAFNAWDSMGEIHMNMGNKDEAIRHYRRALELNPGSGNAIAMLKKLGVEVETVPVSVPESVLDSYLGRYELQPGFVLTVTREGTQLRMQATGQPRVDVYPATETKFYLKVVDAQVTFVRDDNGSVHELILHQGGRDMPAKRIP
- a CDS encoding SH3 domain-containing protein, whose translation is MSTADQHLLHTAASHPWRRGIAITAWRASYAYTVRLHSGEHVTVVPRESEWPGWQWCANAEGEEAGCPAVLLDLRGDRATVLNDYDSTELDVRVGEALLLGDRQAGWVWCRSGDGSEGWLPDSCVAEQSS
- a CDS encoding NFACT RNA binding domain-containing protein, whose translation is MFSNWLTWRAACVALDEHLRGSRIVSVFTQQKGELLLELAGSRHDVHLHLSVQPNFTWLLPKTELARARKNSLDLFPSIAGDVLASITIASNDRIVRIALDSGRTLYASLIPARGNLFLYDAQGELLDQFKRGGVPVHPASLRYCNDFTFPDRGEIRSVLDAGPSIPPLNTLKALRPWLQGALAREILFRAALPAERAEATGAAPAWERLPEVMEELREELHAGASHVYSSGGVPTAFSLVTLRHVENSEHFRCADVLEGLSTFVRNRWAASGFTATRDRVLRAAGRELDKAEKKLSLLPSESDLKLSAEQWKKFGNLLMIHLLDTPSQHDRMLVPDLFVDPRLIVSIPLTPGSTVLENAQRYFGKAQSASASLEYVAVRRKWLMELHDQLRTLISESTLVSNAAEMRETLAKHHTLLRRIGLTDKGTRDTNPFPFRRFIVAGGFEVWAGKSSANNDALTVRHARPNDIWFHARGVGGSHVVLKVGSAQGEPTKEAIRQAASIAAYYSKHRNAKNVPVAYTEKKYVRKPKGAAPGSVIMEREKVVMVQPMLPEGMSEE